One Acidobacteriota bacterium genomic window carries:
- a CDS encoding DUF4340 domain-containing protein translates to MKIKHTFIALLLLAALGGAYYFVQKQPVPEQVSAVPREDLFAFKPEDVQEFTLTVPDQPIATFRRLPQTAPAKPAAQGESAPQPEAQWEIVEPAGMAADSYQIQSFVDEFSSFKANPLADDPAATQTPVWAEYALDQPVRSIKMKLKDGKTALLDVGKDNPSGYAKYARRNETGPVLLLDSSDNKSLLEKSLFDLRDKRILPMDINSATRMDLRFNFGGSGPGAEEIARARSLGLPVRPERLSFIRDASGNWRLTEPTRRSDVGGATYLATIIAGGQMHSVIEEKAGNLAQYGLERPQIRVEVQSPSGKSELLVGKMVKQGDQEYFYARTSLRPHVFTILRTVYDQLNQDLEYYRNRYLFDFETSNARSVELAGSAVAKDSGSGPLRFDRRGENWVKPATMPGTKERPMKDAQVENFLNGVHAIRISTFTSDEANRYAAFGLDKPWLSVKVTFGGNNVQETLLFSRRGDKFYAARQAEPAVYELSSSEPASMEERIKELTAN, encoded by the coding sequence ATGAAGATCAAACACACATTTATCGCCTTATTGCTTCTCGCCGCGCTGGGCGGCGCATACTACTTCGTGCAGAAACAGCCCGTACCCGAGCAGGTCAGTGCTGTCCCGCGCGAAGACCTCTTCGCCTTCAAGCCCGAGGATGTCCAGGAATTTACGCTGACCGTTCCGGACCAGCCCATCGCCACCTTCCGCCGTCTTCCCCAAACGGCGCCTGCGAAGCCAGCGGCCCAAGGTGAGTCCGCGCCCCAGCCCGAAGCGCAGTGGGAGATCGTCGAGCCCGCCGGCATGGCCGCCGACAGCTATCAAATTCAGTCGTTCGTTGATGAGTTTTCAAGCTTCAAAGCCAATCCGCTGGCTGACGATCCGGCTGCCACGCAAACGCCAGTCTGGGCCGAGTACGCTCTCGATCAGCCGGTGCGGTCGATCAAGATGAAGTTAAAGGACGGCAAGACGGCCTTGCTCGACGTGGGCAAAGATAATCCTTCCGGCTACGCCAAGTACGCCCGCCGGAACGAGACCGGCCCGGTGTTACTGCTGGACTCCAGCGACAATAAGTCGCTGCTTGAGAAATCGCTGTTCGACCTGCGCGACAAGCGCATTCTGCCAATGGACATCAACTCCGCCACTCGCATGGACCTGCGCTTCAACTTCGGTGGCAGCGGCCCCGGGGCCGAAGAGATTGCCCGCGCTCGTTCGCTCGGCCTGCCGGTGCGACCGGAGCGCCTCAGCTTTATCCGCGACGCCAGCGGCAACTGGCGGCTGACTGAACCAACGCGCCGCTCCGATGTCGGCGGCGCAACCTATCTCGCCACCATCATTGCCGGCGGGCAGATGCACTCGGTTATCGAAGAGAAGGCCGGCAATCTGGCGCAATATGGCTTGGAACGTCCGCAGATTCGCGTGGAAGTTCAATCGCCCAGCGGTAAGTCCGAGTTATTGGTGGGTAAGATGGTGAAACAGGGAGATCAAGAGTATTTCTACGCAAGGACTTCCCTGCGTCCTCATGTATTCACCATTCTGCGCACCGTGTACGACCAGTTGAATCAGGACCTGGAATATTACCGCAACCGCTACCTCTTCGATTTCGAAACGAGCAATGCCCGCAGCGTGGAACTGGCCGGATCCGCCGTCGCGAAAGATTCCGGTTCCGGGCCGCTGCGCTTTGACCGGCGTGGAGAAAACTGGGTGAAGCCCGCCACCATGCCAGGTACGAAAGAGAGGCCGATGAAGGACGCTCAGGTGGAAAACTTCCTGAACGGCGTCCACGCTATTCGCATCTCCACCTTCACTTCGGATGAAGCCAACCGCTACGCCGCTTTCGGACTCGACAAGCCCTGGTTGAGCGTGAAAGTCACATTCGGAGGAAACAACGTTCAGGAGACGCTTTTATTTAGCCGCAGGGGCGACAAGTTCTACGCCGCGCGTCAGGCCGAGCCGGCTGTTTACGAACTATCCAGCAGCGAGCCCGCCAGCATGGAAGAGCGCATCAAGGAACTCACTGCCAATTGA
- a CDS encoding ABC transporter produces MRNMLTIMRKEINSYFRSPVAYFLLFVFTLIFGYFFYTVVSMFLLQSLTQAQYAQMYEQSMPPMNINEMVIRPLLLNTSVISLFLAPMITMRLFAEEKKTGTIELLMTSPVTDLQLVLGKFLAALFLYAVMLGLTMVYLSVLFRYGNPDFRPLIAGYLGQLLLGACFVSIGLMFSTFTRNQLIAGSMTFFVLLLLWIIEWSGQNSGGAWAQIASYLSLTSHIENFSKGVIDLKDTVYYLSVVVLGLFFSVRSVESVRWRA; encoded by the coding sequence ATGAGAAATATGTTGACCATCATGCGCAAGGAGATCAATAGCTACTTCCGCTCACCGGTGGCTTACTTCCTGCTGTTCGTATTCACACTGATCTTCGGCTACTTCTTCTATACGGTAGTATCGATGTTCCTGCTGCAGAGCCTTACGCAAGCGCAGTACGCGCAGATGTATGAACAATCCATGCCGCCCATGAACATCAACGAGATGGTCATCCGGCCGCTATTGCTGAACACCAGCGTCATCAGCCTGTTCCTTGCGCCGATGATCACCATGCGATTGTTCGCCGAAGAGAAAAAAACCGGCACCATCGAGCTACTGATGACTTCACCGGTAACCGATTTGCAGCTCGTGCTGGGCAAATTTTTAGCCGCTCTGTTTCTCTATGCCGTGATGCTGGGGCTGACCATGGTTTATCTGTCCGTGCTGTTCCGCTACGGCAACCCGGATTTCCGCCCGCTGATTGCCGGATACCTCGGCCAACTTTTGCTGGGAGCCTGCTTTGTCTCCATCGGTTTGATGTTCTCCACCTTTACTCGCAACCAGTTGATCGCCGGCAGCATGACTTTCTTCGTGCTCCTGCTGCTTTGGATCATTGAATGGTCCGGCCAAAACTCGGGCGGCGCATGGGCGCAGATCGCCAGTTATCTGTCGTTGACCTCCCACATCGAGAATTTCTCGAAGGGCGTCATCGACCTAAAAGATACGGTTTACTACCTCTCGGTTGTAGTGCTGGGATTGTTCTTCTCGGTGCGCTCGGTCGAGTCGGTTCGGTGGAGGGCATAA
- a CDS encoding ATP-binding cassette domain-containing protein, with the protein MIEVQGLIKRYGRTVAVEGLNFSVQKGEILGFLGPNGAGKTTTMRVITGYLPPTEGKVTVAGYDVAEHPLEVKKRVGYLPETPPLYTDMRVDEMLAFAGRIKGVANRDIKPRMELVAEKAAITDVLKKIVGHLSKGYRQRVGLAAALIHDPEVLILDEPTAGLDPRQIIEVRRLIQNLAGAHTIILSTHILPEAANTCHRVMIINQGKLVAEDTPENLTARLQGTETMKLLIEGPEAQVRETLERVDGVSRVGTLPVSAGRLEVSVEMHPGRDTRRELAQAVVSSGWGLLQLSPAGMSLEDVFLKLTTRDTAQEGGDGQSEAGGAPSGNAGAALAAHGSEESHS; encoded by the coding sequence GTGATCGAGGTGCAAGGGCTCATCAAGCGTTACGGTCGAACCGTAGCGGTCGAGGGCCTGAATTTTTCCGTACAGAAGGGCGAGATTCTGGGCTTCCTGGGCCCGAATGGCGCCGGCAAGACCACCACCATGCGGGTCATCACCGGTTACCTGCCTCCCACCGAGGGCAAGGTTACCGTGGCGGGCTATGACGTAGCCGAGCATCCGTTGGAGGTGAAGAAGCGCGTCGGATATCTGCCGGAGACGCCGCCGCTTTACACCGACATGCGTGTTGATGAGATGCTGGCCTTTGCCGGGCGCATCAAAGGCGTGGCTAACCGCGACATCAAACCCCGCATGGAGCTGGTCGCCGAGAAGGCCGCCATCACCGATGTGCTAAAGAAGATTGTCGGCCATCTCTCGAAGGGGTATCGCCAGCGAGTGGGGCTGGCCGCGGCGCTGATCCACGACCCCGAAGTGCTCATCCTGGATGAGCCGACCGCGGGCCTCGATCCCCGCCAGATTATTGAGGTTCGCCGCCTGATTCAAAACCTGGCCGGGGCGCACACCATCATTCTTAGCACGCACATTCTTCCGGAAGCGGCCAACACCTGCCATCGCGTGATGATCATCAATCAGGGCAAGCTCGTCGCCGAAGACACGCCGGAGAATCTCACGGCGCGACTGCAAGGGACCGAGACCATGAAGTTGTTGATCGAGGGACCGGAGGCGCAGGTTCGCGAGACGCTCGAACGAGTGGACGGAGTCAGTCGCGTTGGTACGTTACCGGTCAGCGCTGGCCGCCTGGAAGTTTCCGTTGAAATGCATCCCGGACGCGACACGCGCCGCGAACTGGCGCAGGCCGTGGTCTCCAGCGGCTGGGGGCTGCTGCAACTTTCACCAGCCGGCATGAGCCTGGAAGACGTTTTTCTGAAACTCACTACGCGTGACACGGCGCAGGAAGGTGGCGATGGCCAAAGTGAAGCAGGCGGCGCACCCTCTGGCAATGCTGGCGCCGCGCTGGCCGCGCACGGTTCGGAGGAGTCACACTCATGA
- a CDS encoding ankyrin repeat domain-containing protein translates to MMTSFIPYKTSSQTIIKMSGGGMSTMLPRPTLLDSSAQYAMLTAVGGIAMSSDKCICRAWRMRQVCCLLTVVAFLSMVTGSDAALDDPRLADAVMRKDHGAALTLLKQRVNVNAAQADGSTALAWAAHWNDLATADLLLRAGANADTANDYGITPLQLACVNGSLPMVQKLVAAKANPNALAQTGETAFLNCVRSGNVDAVRLLLEARADVNLPEKWRGQTPLMWAVAEKHAVVAKALIDRGADVNAKSKGGFTALQFAAQQGDLDSAKLLLAAGANVNDADPEDGMTALLTAIGSGHASLAAFLMDNGADANTVNKQGVSALHFASTRRNMNELTKTLLAKGANPNVRQKRDPVGATPFYLAAGAGNVAAMRALVAGGADAKISTNDNTTAVMVAAGVGRYESRSEEFDKNALEAIQYALEQGVDINARGENAWTALHGAAYTGADNIAEYLISKGAQREAFDKYGQTPLSIASAVVTEGLADFADVRPRRWRETTVNLLLKLGAVPVEKSGVKMTGFLAVRPPQ, encoded by the coding sequence TTGATGACATCATTTATACCCTACAAAACGTCCAGTCAAACCATAATAAAGATGAGTGGAGGCGGCATGAGTACAATGCTGCCGCGCCCCACGCTGCTTGACAGCTCTGCCCAGTACGCTATGCTAACCGCAGTGGGAGGTATTGCGATGAGTTCCGATAAATGTATTTGCCGTGCCTGGCGAATGCGCCAGGTGTGTTGTCTGCTGACGGTTGTCGCCTTCCTCTCAATGGTTACTGGTTCCGACGCCGCGCTGGACGATCCTCGTTTGGCCGATGCGGTGATGCGCAAGGATCACGGCGCCGCGCTGACGTTGCTCAAGCAGCGCGTGAACGTGAATGCGGCGCAGGCGGATGGCTCCACGGCGCTGGCCTGGGCCGCGCACTGGAATGATCTGGCTACCGCTGACCTGCTGCTGCGCGCCGGAGCCAACGCGGATACCGCCAACGACTATGGCATTACGCCGCTGCAATTGGCCTGCGTCAACGGCAGCCTGCCCATGGTGCAGAAACTGGTTGCCGCGAAAGCCAATCCCAACGCGCTGGCGCAGACCGGCGAGACGGCGTTCCTAAACTGCGTGCGCAGCGGCAATGTGGATGCGGTGCGACTGCTGTTGGAAGCCCGTGCCGACGTGAACCTTCCTGAAAAGTGGCGTGGGCAGACGCCGCTGATGTGGGCCGTGGCGGAGAAGCATGCCGTTGTCGCCAAGGCCCTGATCGATCGCGGCGCGGACGTCAACGCCAAGTCGAAAGGAGGATTCACCGCGTTGCAATTTGCCGCGCAGCAGGGTGATCTGGATTCCGCGAAGCTGCTACTCGCGGCGGGCGCGAACGTGAATGACGCTGATCCGGAAGACGGCATGACCGCTCTGCTCACCGCCATCGGCAGCGGACATGCGTCGCTGGCGGCGTTTTTGATGGACAACGGCGCGGACGCGAATACGGTCAATAAGCAAGGAGTCTCCGCGCTGCACTTCGCCTCGACGCGCCGCAACATGAATGAGCTGACGAAAACTTTGCTGGCCAAGGGCGCGAATCCCAATGTGCGGCAGAAACGCGACCCCGTCGGAGCCACGCCATTTTATCTGGCCGCTGGCGCGGGCAACGTGGCTGCCATGCGCGCGCTCGTCGCCGGCGGGGCTGACGCGAAAATTTCCACAAACGACAACACCACCGCCGTGATGGTCGCCGCCGGCGTGGGCCGCTACGAATCGCGCAGCGAGGAGTTCGACAAGAACGCGCTCGAGGCTATTCAATACGCGCTGGAGCAGGGCGTGGACATCAACGCGCGCGGCGAGAATGCTTGGACCGCGTTGCACGGCGCAGCTTACACCGGCGCGGACAACATCGCTGAATACCTGATCTCCAAGGGCGCGCAGCGGGAGGCTTTCGATAAGTACGGCCAGACTCCGCTCAGCATCGCCTCCGCCGTGGTAACCGAGGGCCTGGCCGACTTCGCCGACGTCCGCCCCCGCCGCTGGCGCGAGACCACCGTAAACCTCCTGCTGAAACTGGGTGCCGTCCCGGTCGAAAAATCCGGCGTGAAGATGACCGGGTTCCTCGCCGTCCGCCCGCCGCAATAG